The following are encoded together in the Lathyrus oleraceus cultivar Zhongwan6 chromosome 3, CAAS_Psat_ZW6_1.0, whole genome shotgun sequence genome:
- the LOC127130499 gene encoding uncharacterized protein LOC127130499, with protein MVDRHRGRGRPRTQNSDSEPPSDSEGFQWPQFVQQMQQQQNQFMQHMMQQWNGGLHPQGVPQEAAGGSFRDFFRMNPPEFHGGLNPVKAQEWITSMERIFQIVHCSEENKVVFATPMMKGQTVRWWESASTLMTNQGVPRDWEHFKTIFLDKYFPSSLRTQKEFEFQQLRQGTMTVVVYAEKFEDMDAYSRQAAYAPDERWKIDEFLFGLRGEISHSVSQREFTSYAELLRQWYVTDNSLKKVQEERDRYRSRQRDQGRPGIQFRPRPRAFKGKQVQHARPNHPPQCQVCKKSNFGRCVGSGVRCFTCQREGHMSRECPRNKNQMQGRSTGRVYTLDARKAKSNNALIAAIPLSPPMVVTTAMDDVVETPLICENCSLSVNGRIFQIDLICLPLKKVDVVLGMDWLSVNSVFIGCEEKMIIIPSSEATLTDVLTTILEGTVGMVNFLFEKEKSVLLVLTKESSDNLSVTQIPVVCEFPEVFPEDATSLPPKREVEFSIDLIPGTTPISISPYRMAPVELRELKNQLEELLTKHFIRPSVSPWGAPVLLVKKKDGSMRLCIDYRQLNKVTTKNKYPLPRINGLLD; from the exons ATGGTTGACAGACACAGAGGTCGTGGTAGACCCAGAACCCAGAATTCAGACTCTGAACCGCCAAGTGATAGTGAAGGTTTTCAATGGCCTCAGTTTGTACAACAGATGCAACAGCAACAGAACCAATTCATGCAACATATGATGCAACAGTGGAATGGTGGTTTGCATCCTCAAGGGGTTCCACAAGAAGCTGCAGGTGGTAGTTTCCGAGATTTCTTCCGCATGAATCCTCCTGAATTCCATGGTGGGTTGAATCCTGTGAAGGCTCAGGAGTGGATAACCAGCATGGAAAGGATTTTTCAGATAGTGCATTGTAGTGAAGAGAATAAGGTTGTATTTGCTACTCCCATGATGAAGGGTCAAACTGTGAGATGGTGGGAGAGTGCTTCGACTCTTATGACCAATCAAGGAGTACCTAGGGATTGGGAGCATTTTAAGACTATTTTCCTAGATAAGTATTTTCCTAGTTCTTTGAGGACTCAGAAAGAGTTTGAGTTTCAACAGCTTAGACAGGGTACTATGACAGTAGTTGTGTATGCTGAGAAGTTCGAAGATATGGATGCTTATTCTAGGCAGGCCGCATACGCACCTGATGAGAGGTGGAAGATTGATGAGTTTCTTTTTGGTCTGAGGGGTGAAATTTCTCATAGTGTTTCTCAAAGGGAATTCACTTCTTATGCTGAATTGTTAAGGCAATGGTATGTGACTGATAACAGTTTGAAGAAAGTTCAAGAAGAAAGGGATCGGTATAGGAGTAGACAGAGAGACCAAGGGAGGCCAGGTATCCAGTTCAGGCCTAGACCTCGGGCTTTCAAAGGAAAACAGGTGCAACATGCAAGACCTAACCATCCTCCTCAATGTCAAGTGTGTAAGAAGTCTAATTTTGGAAGATGTGTTGGAAGTGGAGTTAGATGTTTTACTTGTCAAAGGGAGGGACACATGTCTAGGGAATGTCCCCGGAATAAGAATCAGATGCAAGGGAGGAGCACCGGTCGAGTTTATACTTTGGATGCAAGGAAGGCTAAGAGCAACAATGCCTTAATTGCTG CAATTCCCTTGTCTCCTCCTATGGTGGTTACTACCGCCATGGATGATGTAGTTGAGACACcgttgatttgtgaaaattgttcgCTCTCGGTGAATGGTAGAATTTTCCAGATTGATCTTATTTGTTTACCACTTAAGAAGGTTGATGTGGTTTTGGGGATGGATTGGCTTTCCGTCAATTCGGTGTTTATTGGATGTGAAGAGAAGATGATTATCATTCCATCTAGTGAAGCTACTCTAACGGATGTATTAACTACTATCTTAGAAGGTACGGTTGGCATGGTTAATTTCTTATTTGAGAAGGAAAAGTCAGTTCTCTTGGTACTTACCAAGGAATCTAGCGATAATCTGAGTGTTACACAAATACCTGTTGTTTGTGAATTTCCGGAAGTTTTCCCCGAGGATGCCACCTCTCTTCCTCCTAAAAGGGAAGTGGAATTCTCTATTGATCTAATACCTGGGacaactccaatctccatttcTCCGTATCGCATGGCGCCAGTCGAGTTGAGAGAGTTGAAGAATCAATTGGAAGAATTATTAACCAAGCATTTCATCCGACCTAGTGTCTCTCcatggggagctccagtgttaTTAGTAAAGAAGAAGGATGGTAGTATGCGGTTGTGTATTGATTATCGCCAGTTGAATAAAGTTACCACTAAGAATAAGTATCCCCTGCCAAGGATAAACGGTTTGTTAGATTAG